In the genome of Raphanus sativus cultivar WK10039 chromosome 4, ASM80110v3, whole genome shotgun sequence, one region contains:
- the LOC108854500 gene encoding cellulose synthase A catalytic subunit 1 [UDP-forming]: MEASAGLVAGSYRRNELVRIRHESDGGGSKTLKNMDPHTCQICGDNAGLTETGDFFVACNECAFPVCRPCYEYERKDGTQCCPQCKTRYRRLRGSPRVEGDEDEDDVDDIENEFNYTQGANKGRRQRRGEEFSSSSRHESQPIPLLTHGHTVSGEIRTPDTQSVRTTSGPLGPGDRNAISSPYIDPRQPVPVRIVDPSKDLNSYGLGNVDWKERVEGWKLKQEKNMVQMTGKYHEGKGGEIEGTGSNGEELQMADDTRLPMSRIVPIPPSHLTPYRVVIILRLIILGFFLQYRTTHPVKDAYPLWLTSVICEIWFAFSWLLDQFPKWYPINRETYLDRLAIRYDRDGEPSQLTPVDVFVSTVDPLKEPPLVTANTVLSILAVDYPVDKVACYVSDDGAAMLTFESLSETAEFAKKWVPFCKKFSIEPRAPEFYFAQKIDYLKDKIQPSFVKERRAMKREYEEFKVRINALVAKAQKIPEEGWTMQDGTPWPGNNTRDHPGMIQVFLGHSGGLDTDGNELPRLIYVSREKRPGFQHHKKAGAMNALIRVSAVLTNGAYLLNVDCDHYFNNSKAIKEAMCFLMDPAYGKKCCYVQFPQRFDGIDLHDRYANRNIVFFDINLKGLDGIQGPVYVGTGCCFNRQALYGYDPVLTEEDLEPNIIVKSCCGGSRKKGKKSKKYNYDQQRRGINRSDSNAPLFNMDDIEEGFEGYDDERSILMSQKSVEKRFGQSPVFIAATFMEQGGIPPTTNPATLLKEAIHVISCGYEDKTEWGKEIGWIYGSVTEDILTGFKMHARGWMSIYCNPPRPAFKGSAPINLSDRLNQVLRWALGSIEILLSRHCPIWYGYTGRLRLLERLAYINTIVYPITALPLIAYCILPAFCLITDKFIIPEISNYASIWFILLFISIAVTGVLELRWSGVSIEDWWRNEQFWVIGGTSAHLFAVFQGLLKVLAGIDTNFTVTSKASDEDGDFAELYIFKWTALLIPPTTVLVVNLIGIVAGVSYAVNSGYQSWGPLFGKLFFALWVIAHLYPFLKGLMGRQNRTPTIVIVWSVLLASIFSLLWVRINPFVSVTPAANPNVVPGGVF, translated from the exons ATGGAGGCCAGTGCCGGCTTGGTTGCTGGTTCCTACCGGAGAAACGAGCTCGTTCGGATCCGTCACGAATCTGACGGCGGCGGG TCCAAGACTTTGAAGAATATGGATCCACATACATGTCAGATCTGTGGTGATAACGCTGGTCTCACTGAAACTGGAGATTTTTTTGTAGCTTGCAATGAATGTGCCTTCCCTGTGTGTCGTCCTTGCTATGAGTACGAGAGGAAAGATGGAACTCAGTGTTGCCCTCAATGCAAGACTAGATACAGACGACTCAGGG GGAGTCCTCGTGTTGAAGGAGATGAAGATGAGgatgatgttgatgatatcGAGAATGAGTTCAATTACACCCAGGGTGCTAACAAGGGAAGACGCCAACGCCGTGGTGAAgagttctcttcctcttctagaCATGAATCTCAACCAATTCCTCTTCTCACCCATGGCCATACG GTTTCTGGGGAAATACGCACGCCTGATACACAGTCTGTGCGTACTACATCAGGTCCATTGGGGCCTGGTGACAGGAATGCTATTTCATCTCCATATATTGACCCACGCCAACCTG TCCCTGTAAGAATAGTGGACCCTTCGAAAGACTTGAACTCTTATGGGCTTGGAAATGTTGACTGGAAAGAAAGAGTTGAAGGGTGGAAGCTGAAGCAGGAGAAGAATATGGTACAGATGACTGGTAAATACCATGAAGGGAAAGGAGGTGAAATTGAAGGGACTGGTTCCAATGGCGAAGAACTCCAAAT GGCTGATGATACGAGGCTGCCTATGAGCCGTATTGTGCCTATCCCGCCTTCTCATCTCACACCTTACCGGGTTGTGATTATTCTCCGGCTTATCATCTTGGGATTCTTCTTGCAATATCGTACAACTCACCCAGTAAAAGATGCTTATCCACTCTGGCTGACCTCAGTTATTTGTGAGATCTGGTTTGCATTTTCTTGGCTTCTTGATCAGTTTCCCAAATGGTACCCCATTAACCGAGAGACTTATCTTGACCGTCTCGCTATAAG ATATGATCGAGACGGGGAACCCTCACAGCTAACTCCTGTCGATGTGTTTGTTAGTACTGTGGACCCACTGAAAGAGCCTCCTCTTGTAACAGCAAACACAGTCCTCTCGATTCTTGCGGTGGACTACCCTGTAGACAAAGTAGCCTGTTATGTTTCAGATGATGGTGCAGCGATGCTTACGTTCGAATCTCTTTCTGAAACTGCGGAGTTCGCAAAGAAATGGGTGCCATTTTGCAAGAAGTTTAGCATTGAACCCAGGGCCCCTGAGTTCTATTTTGCTCAGAAGATAGATTACTTGAAGGACAAGATCCAGCCTTCTTTTGTTAAAGAGAGGCGAGCTATGAAG AGAGAGTATGAGGAGTTTAAGGTGAGGATCAATGCACTTGTTGCTAAAGCACAGAAAATCCCTGAAGAAGGCTGGACAATGCAGGATGGTACTCCCTGGCCTGGTAACAACACCAGAGATCATCCTGGAATGATACAG GTGTTCTTAGGACACAGCGGAGGTCTGGATACCGACGGAAATGAGCTGCCTAGACTAATCTATGTCTCCCGTGAAAAGCGGCCTGGATTTCAACACCACAAGAAGGCCGGAGCTATGAATGCATTG ATCCGCGTTTCTGCTGTTCTGACCAATGGAGCCTATCTTCTGAACGTGGACTGTGATCATTACTTCAACAACAGCAAAGCTATTAAAGAAGCAATGTGTTTCCTGATGGATCCTGCTTATGGAAAGAAGTGCTGCTATGTCCAGTTCCCACAGCGTTTTGATGGTATTGACTTGCACGATCGATATGCCAACAGGAATATTGTCTTCTTCGAT ATTAACTTGAAGGGGTTAGATGGAATCCAGGGTCCAGTATATGTGGGTACTGGTTGTTGTTTCAATAGGCAAGCTCTATACGGATATGATCCTGTTTTGACTGAGGAAGATCTTGAACCAAATATTATTGTGAAGAGCTGTTGTGGCGGCTCAAGGAAGAAAGGAAAGAAGAGCAAGAAGTATAACTATGATCAACAGAGGAGAGGCATCAACAGAAGTGACTCCAATGCTCCACTGTTCAATATGGATGACATCGAGGAGGGTTTTGAAG GATATGATGATGAAAGGTCTATTCTAATGTCCCAGAAGAGTGTAGAGAAGCGTTTTGGTCAATCGCCAGTGTTTATTGCAGCTACCTTCATGGAACAAGGTGGCATTCCACCAACGACCAATCCTGCTACTCTTCTCAAGGAGGCTATTCATGTTATAAGCTGTGGTTACGAGGACAAGACTGAATGGGGAAAAGAG atTGGTTGGATCTACGGTTCTGTGACAGAAGATATTCTTACTGGGTTCAAGATGCATGCCAGGGGTTGGATGTCCATCTACTGCAATCCTCCAAGACCAGCGTTCAAGGGATCTGCACCAATCAATCTTTCTGATCGTTTGAACCAAGTTCTTAGATGGGCGTTGGGATCCATTGAGATTCTTTTGAGTAGGCATTGCCCTATCTGGTATGGCTATACAGGAAGGTTGAGACTCTTGGAGAGACTCGCTTACATCAACACCATTGTCTACCCTATTACAGCTCTCCCTCTCATCGCCTACTGTATCCTTCCTGCTTTCTGCCTCATCACAGACAAGTTCATCATACCAGAG ATAAGCAACTACGCGAGTATTTGGTTCATTCTTCTCTTCATCTCAATCGCTGTGACTGGAGTTCTAGAGCTGAGATGGAGCGGTGTGAGCATCGAGGACTGGTGGAGAAACGAGCAGTTCTGGGTCATTGGTGGAACATCTGCTCATCTTTTCGCAGTCTTCCAAGGTCTACTCAAGGTTCTCGCGGGTATAGACACTAACTTCACTGTCACATCCAAAGCCTCAGACGAAGATGGGGACTTCGCGGAGCTTTACATCTTCAAATGGACAGCTCTTCTCATTCCACCGACCACAGTCCTAGTTGTGAACCTCATAGGCATTGTGGCTGGTGTCTCTTATGCTGTGAACAGCGGGTACCAGTCATGGGGACCgctctttggaaagcttttcTTCGCCTTGTGGGTCATTGCACATCTCTACCCTTTCTTGAAAGGTCTAATGGGAAGACAGAACAGGACGCCAACCATTGTCATCGTCTGGTCTGTTCTTCTGGCGTCCATCTTTTCGTTGCTTTGGGTCAGGATCAATCCCTTTGTCTCTGTCACTCCAGCTGCCAACCCCAATGTCGTCCCAGGGGGTGTCTTTTAG
- the LOC108854501 gene encoding probable boron transporter 7 has protein sequence MEGVVNTPFAGIIHDFKGRRKCYKQDWLAAFNSGVRILAPTLYIFIASALPVIAFGEQLSRETDRSLGIVESLASTAICGIIHSIFGGQPLLIVGVAEPTIIMYTYLHSFSKGRPELGQKLYLAWAGWVCVWTAVLLILLATLNAANIISRFTRIAGELFGMLITVLFFQEAVKGVLGEFLVPKSEDPRLEVYQFQWRYTNGLLAVIFAFGLLYTALKSRRARSWRYGFRWMRGFIGDYGTLLMLVLWSAFSFTVPGDIPEGVPRRLEVPLPWDPESLYHWTVVKDMGKVPPLFILAAFIPAIMIAGLYFFDHCVSAQMAQQKEFNLKNPPAYHYDIFILGIMTLICGLLGLPPSNGVIPQSPMHTKSLAVLKRQQMRKKMVQKAKECMKAKASKSEIYGKMQDVFIEMETSPKATSVAKELENLKEAVMKADDGGGGGGDTKGKKFDPEVHIEDHLPVRVNEQRVSNLLQSILVGLLIFAVPLLRMIPTSVLWGYFTYMAVDSLPGNQFWERLLLLFITPGRRFKVLEGLHSSFMEIVPYKSIVMFTLFQLLYFLICYGVTWIPVGGILFPLPFLFLIAIRQYILPKIFDPAHLQVLDSSEYEEMAGAPHNIPLSSVEISEDEFYDAEILDEITTSRGELKHRTLSVREGRSQMVYPENSGHS, from the exons ATGGAGGGAGTAGTAAACACCCCCTTTGCGGGAATCATTCACGATTtcaaaggaagaagaaagtgCTACAAACAAGACTGGCTTGCTGCCTTCAACTCTGGTGTTAG GATACTGGCACCAACTCTCTACATTTTCATTGCCTCTGCATTGCCTGTGATTGCCTTCGGCGAGCAGTTAAGCAGAGAGACAGATCGAAGTCTTGGCATAGTTGAATCATTAGCTTCCACAGCTATTTGTGGAATCATTCATTCAATCTTTGGTGGACAACCTCTCTTGATAGTTGGGGTTGCAGAGCCCACTATTATAATGTATACATACCTTCACAGTTTCAGCAAAGGCAGGCCTGAGTTGGGTCAGAAACTCTACTTAGCCTGGGCAGGATG GGTCTGTGTCTGGACAGCAGTTTTGCTTATCCTTCTTGCAACGTTAAACGCAGCCAACATCATTTCTAGATTCACCAGAATTGCAGGAGAGCTCTTTGGAATGCTGATCACCGTTCTGTTTTTCCAAGAGGCTGTTAAG GGAGTTCTCGGCGAGTTTCTTGTACCAAAATCTGAAGATCCAAGACTGGAAGTGTATCAGTTCCAGTGGCGGTACACCAATGGGCTTCTTGCAGTTATCTTCGCATTTGGTCTTCTTTACACTGCTCTTAAAAGCAGGAGAGCAAGATCATGGAGATATGGCTTTA GGTGGATGCGAGGTTTTATAGGGGACTATGGAACTCTTCTCATGCTTGTCTTGTGGAGTGCGTTCTCCTTCACAGTCCCTGGAGATATTCCTGAAGGAGTTCCAAGAAGGCTCGAAGTACCTCTTCCTTGGGATCCTGAGTCTTTGTATCACTGGACAGTAGTCAAG GATATGGGGAAGGTCCCACCTCTTTTTATTCTTGCTGCGTTTATACCAGCAATCATGATCGCAGGTCTATACTTCTTTGATCACTGTGTATCTGCACAAATGGCTCAGCAGAAGGAGTTTAATCTGAAAAATCCACCAGCTTATCACTATGACATCTTTATTTTAGGAATCATG ACATTGATCTGTGGATTACTTGGACTTCCTCCTTCAAATGGAGTCATTCCACAGTCTCCTATGCACACAAAGAGTCTTGCAGTTCTTAAGAGGCAGCAAATGCGAAAGAAAATGGTCCAGAAGGCCAAAGAATGCATGAAGGCAAAAGCAAGCAAGTCAGAGATCTATGGAAAGATGCAAGATGTGTTTATAGAAATGGAAACATCACCCAAG GCTACCTCAGTGGCGAAAGAGCTAGAAAACTTAAAAGAAGCAGTGATGAAAGCAGacgatggaggaggaggaggaggagacacaAAGGGGAAGAAGTTTGATCCGGAAGTACATATTGAAGATCATTTGCCCGTTAGAGTTAATGAGCAGAGAGTGAGCAATCTCTTGCAATCAATCCTTGTTGGATTGCTGATATTCGCAGTACCACTTCTCAGAATGATACCAACTTCAGTTCTATGGGGTTACTTCACTTACATGGCTGTTGATAGTCTCCCGGGGAACCAATTCTGGGAAAGACTTCTGTTACTTTTCATCACTCCTGGTCGTCGATTCAA AGTTCTTGAAGGTTTACATTCGTCATTTATGGAGATTGTACCATACAAGTCCATTGTTATGTTTACACTCTTCCAGCTTCTGTATTTTCTGATATGTTATGGAGTGACATGGATTCCAGTAGGAGGGATTCTGTTTCCATTGCCATTCTTATTCCTCATTGCTATAAGACAATACATCCTTCCCAAGATATTTGATCCAGCTCATCTCCAAGTTTTAGATTCTTCAGAGTATGAAGAGATGGCTGGTGCACCACATAATATTCCTTTGAGTTCGGTAGAGATCAGTGAGGACGAGTTTTACGATGCAGAGATTTTGGATGAGATTACTACTAGCAGAGGTGAACTCAAGCATAGAACCTTAAGTGTCAGGGAGGGCAGATCCCAAATG GTGTATCCGGAAAACAGTGGACATTCCTAA
- the LOC108851703 gene encoding V-type proton ATPase subunit c''2-like, which yields MITTIAVRDRRMSGMGVDASSWGAALVRISPYTFSAIGIAISIGVSVLGAAWGIYITGSSLIGAAIEAPRITSKNLISVIFCEAVAIYGVIVAIILQTKLESVPTSKMYDAESLRAGYAIFASGIIVGFANLVCGLCVGIIGSSCALSDAQNSTLFVKILVIEIFGSALGLFGVIVGIIMSAQATWPTKLISGIFIVIWILSLVSRRKNLCEDSESFFWDS from the exons ATGATCACGACCATTGCAGTAAGAGATAGAAGAATGTCTGGAATGGGGGTAGATGCGAGCTCGTGGGGAGCAGCGTTGGTGAGAATATCTCCGTACACATTCTCCGCAATCGGAATCGCCATCTCGATCGGCGTCTCAGTCCTCGGTGCCGCCTG GGGAATTTACATAACGGGAAGTAGTTTGATCGGTGCTGCCATTGAAGCTCCTCGTATCACTTCCAAGAATCTCATCAG TGTAATCTTTTGCGAAGCTGTAGCTATATATGGCGTTATTGTTGCAATCATACTGCAAACCAAGTTGGAGAGTGTCCCAACTTCAAAGATGTATGACGCTGAGTCTCTTAGAGCTGGTTATGCAATCTTCGCATCTGGAATCATTGTTGGATTCGCCAACCTTGTTTGCGG GTTATGTGTAGGAATCATTGGAAGCAGCTGCGCATTGTCAGATGCTCAGAACTCAACACTCTTTGTGAAGATTCTTGTGATTGAGATCTTCGGAAGCGCTCTCGGGTTGTTTGGTGTTATTGTTGGGATCATTATGTCCGCACAAGCAACATGGCCAACCAAATTGATCTCTGGTATCTTCATTGTTATATGGATACTCTCATTAGTGTCTAGAAGAAAAAATCTGTGTGAGGACTCAGAATCTTTTTTTTGGGattcctga
- the LOC108853333 gene encoding probable polyamine transporter At3g19553, producing the protein MGEEIIANDENIAETKPSSKLTLLPLVFLIFYEVSGGPFGVEDSVKSGGGPLLAVLGFLIFPLIWSIPEALVTAELCLPPSLLLILVMVLATAKTFLISGVIIVLGFCLHPFLALVKEKRWARFIPEETRPVLEVPSESQVDEEHGDDGSCIVCSTVRCL; encoded by the coding sequence ATGGGTGAAGAGATAATCGCAAACGATGAAAACATCGCAGAGACGAAACCAAGTTCAAAGCTAACACTCTTGCCTCTCGTATTCCTCATCTTCTACGAAGTCTCCGGTGGCCCTTTTGGTGTGGAGGACTCTGTCAAATCAGGCGGCGGTCCTCTCCTAGCCGTTCTCGGCTTCCTCATCTTCCCTCTCATCTGGAGCATACCCGAAGCTCTAGTCACAGCAGAGCTCTGCCTGCCTCCTTCTTTGCTTCTTATCCTTGTGATGGTTTTAGCCACCGCTAAGACGTTTTTAATCAGCGGTGTGATCATTGTTCTCGGGTTCTGCTTGCACCCGTTCTTGGCACTTGTGAAGGAGAAACGATGGGCGAGATTCATCCCAGAGGAGACAAGACCAGTTTTAGAAGTTCCATCTGAGTCTCAGGTGGATGAAGAACATGGAGACGATGGGAGTTGTATAGTTTGTAGCACAGTAAGGTGTCTATGA